One region of Moraxella sp. ZY210820 genomic DNA includes:
- a CDS encoding phosphomannomutase CpsG, producing MNPSFKQVFSPAQYTCFKAYDIRGQLGTELNEDIAYRIGRAYGQIYQPKTVVVGCDVRLSSEGLKKATIQGLNDAGVNVYDLGMTGTEEVYFASFHLNVQGGIEITASHNPMDYNGMKLVREMARPISSETGLKEIQALAESADFTQVDEKGTTKHINMLAEYVEHLMGYIKPNKIRPLKLVVNAGNGSAGHVIDEIEYRFKQLNVPVEFIKIHHEADGNFPNGIPNPILVENRASTANAVLEHQADMGIAWDGDFDRCFLFDEKGQFIEGYYIVGLLAQAFLLQKQDEKIVHDPRLVWNTLDVVQRYDGQAVQSKSGHSFIKEMMREQNAIYGGEMSAHHYFRDFAYCDSGMIPWLLVVMLLSETGQTLSSLVEEMIAKFPCSGEINFKVADTQATIQRILSHYKRKRPQIDETDGISLDFGHWRFNVRASNTEPLLRLNIETRQSDKTLPMQNYIDELTQLITA from the coding sequence ATGAATCCATCTTTTAAACAGGTTTTTAGCCCTGCACAATATACTTGCTTTAAAGCCTACGACATTCGTGGACAACTTGGTACAGAACTCAATGAAGACATTGCTTATCGTATTGGACGTGCCTATGGACAGATTTATCAACCAAAAACTGTTGTAGTGGGTTGCGATGTCCGTTTAAGCAGTGAAGGTTTGAAGAAAGCCACCATTCAAGGACTAAATGATGCAGGTGTGAATGTGTATGATTTAGGCATGACAGGCACGGAAGAAGTGTATTTTGCGTCATTTCATTTGAATGTACAAGGTGGTATTGAAATCACGGCAAGCCATAATCCTATGGATTATAACGGCATGAAATTGGTACGTGAAATGGCTCGCCCAATTAGCAGTGAGACAGGTTTAAAAGAGATTCAAGCCTTAGCAGAAAGTGCTGATTTTACACAGGTTGATGAAAAAGGCACAACCAAACACATCAATATGTTAGCGGAATATGTTGAACATTTAATGGGCTATATCAAACCAAATAAAATCCGTCCATTAAAATTGGTGGTCAATGCGGGCAATGGCTCGGCAGGTCATGTTATTGATGAAATCGAATATCGTTTTAAACAATTGAACGTGCCTGTTGAATTTATCAAAATTCACCATGAGGCAGACGGCAATTTCCCAAATGGTATTCCTAATCCGATTTTGGTCGAAAATCGTGCCAGTACTGCCAATGCTGTTTTAGAGCATCAAGCGGATATGGGCATTGCATGGGACGGCGATTTTGACCGTTGTTTCCTATTTGACGAAAAAGGGCAATTTATCGAAGGCTATTATATTGTTGGTTTATTGGCACAGGCGTTTTTATTACAAAAACAAGACGAAAAAATCGTACATGACCCACGTTTAGTGTGGAATACGCTTGATGTAGTACAACGTTATGATGGGCAAGCGGTACAGTCAAAATCTGGGCATTCATTTATTAAAGAAATGATGCGTGAACAAAATGCGATTTATGGCGGAGAAATGTCAGCTCATCACTATTTCCGTGATTTTGCTTATTGTGATAGCGGTATGATTCCATGGCTATTAGTGGTGATGTTATTATCAGAAACTGGGCAAACATTATCCAGCTTAGTCGAAGAAATGATTGCAAAATTCCCATGCAGTGGTGAAATTAATTTTAAAGTGGCGGATACACAAGCGACTATTCAACGCATTTTAAGCCACTATAAACGTAAACGCCCGCAGATTGATGAAACTGATGGCATTAGTTTAGATTTTGGGCATTGGCGTTTTAATGTGCGTGCATCTAATACTGAACCATTATTGCGTTTAAATATTGAAACCCGTCAATCAGATAAAACCTTACCGATGCAAAATTATATTGATGAATTAACGCAACTCATTACAGCGTAA
- a CDS encoding DUF6493 family protein, with protein sequence MSTYLTYVDGTSAKFWQIHVDGCSHTVTFGKIGTTGQSKTKTFDDETACQKDADKLIKAKKAKGYSEDGTPVQPSTSKPNQKNNTDKTAIFAEFDEIIKNGDLNQVVPFLTAHKNGNVSELKKRLNKARHYYLDWQDLNPTGKSDWGRRGDANHERMLFCLALGLLSASDFNGRWFDCFISVLRYMDDPKFYTIKDYKNNSYQMVFDIIKHFEFKELFNAYFAESIKQDLGGVDYWILHKLETHDLIDYHAQSFASGLAVSSLPKTLNWEYKLNLDEYREQFLGLDIPSRDLKSLFEYETNISWDYIHGLNIPKEYKSSTWQYVTEHGGNWLYLLPKFIEQGQLERDWVLQKCIEIQSNFWKQTTKKFYKDLFKALNPTEQELLNLQDSLFMLLQHELKPTVNFALDSLKPLIHHQAFNFAEFMTFIAPMMMNGEFKNSIKSLLTQFDKILKTHPQHMTLIYPSLCHVLFINDLSLQEKAAKLLVKYANQDTLGDDWDNLISHIETLFDSLPNDIKALLAPLYQTQDEINESKTEHIIQNLLSDMTYHYDPMVRLDYFADDKKINLYSEFNDILFNFGQLEYSNNPIDFEIFMASWLQLKANQQFPSDYIEQLQSVLSKYRHQWFNHGLFCLFKNEFINEIFQNKDEKTNFSFNDFKFMFSYYELVNKFIALNQQNQTLPLLSTPTHFPAFIQPKTLVERLIAYQNANIEIDLTDYAIALARMPRVDIEPAIELLSEIKNELIVESLKFAFGLIKITETVPSIQQMQLMGVERSQEQIDKLNANIIERENKLADMSHNQNIAKGLLDKAKKAIENTVKAFDGSHKKSHYQGWRGVFATIAKTHHLNIEFDYQHHDARYFDRVIDNHATGSDYEYKPIINYDYDYKNRKQIVEETGHYEIRFKVKEYFRLAHTSDIYRQCGHYINRNIYLDSYYTSMILLPKFLTPLNQTDYDKYLASYTFSDEYAFDKYTLPILERLMSEDYPYNAYTQFILVACLFAKDKAVRLAGIDAIIFAISHFKLDPNMFAQHSSQWIQHFSAPFSRYVECITQLSQYESIYQKVVLDVIEKTIVQIEFKDKLPTNFKKYLEIYYLLLSSLNKKSDKNVIDKLQQWLEISNSIKTIVGKIGKL encoded by the coding sequence ATGAGCACTTATTTGACCTATGTTGATGGCACTTCTGCTAAATTTTGGCAGATTCACGTTGATGGATGCTCACACACGGTTACTTTTGGTAAAATTGGCACGACTGGACAAAGCAAAACCAAAACTTTTGATGATGAAACCGCGTGCCAAAAAGATGCCGATAAACTCATTAAAGCGAAAAAAGCCAAAGGTTATAGCGAAGATGGTACGCCTGTTCAGCCATCGACAAGCAAGCCAAATCAAAAAAATAATACTGACAAAACCGCTATTTTTGCAGAATTTGATGAAATCATTAAAAATGGCGATTTAAATCAAGTTGTACCTTTTTTAACTGCTCACAAAAATGGCAATGTCAGCGAGCTTAAAAAGCGTTTAAATAAAGCTCGTCATTATTATTTGGATTGGCAAGATTTAAACCCAACAGGTAAAAGTGATTGGGGAAGACGTGGCGATGCCAATCATGAACGTATGCTATTTTGTTTAGCACTCGGTTTATTATCAGCCAGTGATTTTAACGGACGTTGGTTTGATTGTTTTATTTCAGTTTTACGTTATATGGATGACCCTAAATTTTATACCATAAAAGATTATAAAAATAATAGCTATCAAATGGTTTTTGATATCATTAAACATTTTGAATTTAAAGAGTTATTTAATGCGTATTTTGCTGAGAGTATTAAACAAGATTTGGGTGGTGTGGACTATTGGATATTACACAAATTAGAAACCCATGATTTAATTGATTATCATGCTCAATCTTTTGCCAGTGGCTTAGCCGTGAGTAGTTTACCTAAAACCCTAAACTGGGAATATAAACTTAACTTAGATGAATATCGTGAACAATTTTTAGGATTAGATATTCCAAGTCGTGATTTAAAGAGTTTATTTGAATATGAAACCAATATTTCATGGGATTATATACATGGATTAAATATTCCAAAAGAATATAAATCATCAACTTGGCAATATGTTACAGAACATGGCGGGAATTGGCTCTATTTACTCCCTAAATTTATTGAACAAGGTCAATTAGAGCGTGATTGGGTATTACAAAAATGTATCGAAATTCAATCGAATTTTTGGAAACAAACCACCAAAAAGTTTTATAAAGATTTATTTAAAGCCTTAAATCCAACAGAACAAGAGCTATTAAATTTACAAGACAGTTTATTTATGTTGTTGCAACACGAATTAAAACCAACTGTCAATTTTGCCCTTGATAGCTTAAAACCATTGATTCATCATCAAGCGTTTAATTTTGCAGAGTTTATGACCTTTATTGCACCAATGATGATGAATGGCGAATTTAAAAACTCAATTAAAAGCCTTTTAACGCAATTTGATAAAATCTTAAAAACTCATCCGCAACACATGACTTTGATTTATCCATCATTATGTCATGTATTATTTATCAATGATTTATCTTTACAAGAAAAAGCAGCTAAATTATTGGTCAAATATGCCAATCAAGATACATTGGGCGATGATTGGGACAATTTAATTAGCCATATTGAAACATTATTTGATAGTTTACCGAATGATATTAAAGCTTTATTAGCACCACTTTATCAAACACAAGATGAGATAAATGAGTCAAAGACAGAGCATATTATACAAAATTTATTGTCAGATATGACTTATCATTATGACCCTATGGTACGTCTTGATTATTTTGCTGATGATAAAAAGATAAATTTATATTCAGAATTTAATGATATTTTATTTAATTTTGGGCAGTTGGAATATTCTAACAATCCGATCGATTTTGAAATATTTATGGCAAGCTGGTTACAGTTAAAAGCCAATCAACAATTTCCAAGCGATTATATCGAACAACTGCAAAGTGTTTTAAGTAAATATCGTCATCAATGGTTTAATCATGGCTTATTCTGCCTATTTAAAAATGAATTTATTAACGAGATTTTCCAAAATAAAGATGAGAAAACTAATTTTAGTTTTAATGACTTTAAATTTATGTTTTCTTATTATGAATTAGTTAATAAATTTATTGCGTTAAATCAACAAAATCAAACTTTGCCGTTATTATCCACACCAACGCATTTTCCTGCATTTATTCAGCCAAAAACATTGGTTGAACGCTTAATCGCTTATCAAAATGCCAATATTGAGATTGATTTAACCGATTATGCGATTGCTCTTGCTCGTATGCCACGAGTGGATATTGAACCTGCGATTGAATTATTATCTGAAATTAAAAATGAGTTGATTGTAGAGAGTTTAAAGTTTGCTTTTGGTTTAATTAAAATCACAGAAACTGTACCATCAATTCAGCAAATGCAACTAATGGGGGTAGAACGTAGTCAAGAACAGATTGATAAACTCAATGCGAATATTATTGAACGTGAAAATAAACTCGCTGATATGAGTCATAATCAAAATATCGCCAAAGGATTATTGGATAAAGCTAAAAAAGCCATTGAAAATACCGTCAAAGCATTTGATGGTAGTCATAAAAAGAGCCATTATCAAGGTTGGCGTGGCGTGTTTGCAACCATTGCGAAAACACACCATTTAAATATTGAGTTCGATTATCAGCATCATGATGCTCGATATTTTGATAGAGTGATTGATAATCATGCAACTGGTTCAGATTATGAGTATAAACCGATTATCAATTACGATTATGATTACAAAAATCGTAAACAAATTGTCGAAGAAACGGGGCATTATGAAATTCGATTTAAAGTGAAAGAGTATTTTAGATTAGCTCATACTAGCGATATTTATCGCCAATGTGGTCATTATATCAATAGAAATATTTATTTAGATAGTTATTATACTTCGATGATATTATTGCCAAAATTTTTAACACCACTCAATCAAACAGATTATGATAAATATTTGGCAAGTTATACCTTTTCTGATGAATATGCGTTTGATAAATATACCTTGCCGATACTTGAACGCTTAATGTCAGAAGATTATCCATATAATGCTTATACCCAATTTATTTTGGTGGCGTGTTTATTTGCCAAAGATAAAGCTGTCAGATTGGCGGGTATTGATGCGATTATTTTTGCAATTTCACATTTTAAACTCGACCCAAATATGTTTGCACAACATAGCAGTCAATGGATTCAACATTTTTCCGCACCATTTAGCCGATATGTGGAATGTATAACACAGTTATCGCAATATGAGTCGATTTATCAAAAAGTTGTGTTAGATGTGATTGAAAAAACTATCGTGCAGATTGAGTTTAAAGATAAATTACCAACCAATTTTAAAAAGTATTTGGAAATTTATTATCTGTTATTATCCAGCTTAAATAAAAAATCAGATAAAAACGTCATCGATAAATTACAACAATGGTTGGAAATTTCTAATTCCATTAAAACCATTGTGGGGAAAATTGGGAAATTGTAA